One Gossypium hirsutum isolate 1008001.06 chromosome A11, Gossypium_hirsutum_v2.1, whole genome shotgun sequence genomic window carries:
- the LOC107959891 gene encoding uncharacterized protein, which translates to MIAEALQRAVGSMPATTSTPATRRAPMNELGKYGATEFLGSKGIDSTIAENWLETTKRILKQLECTPQESLVCVVSLLQEEAYIWWESVIQNVPEEQVNWEFFQREFQKKYLRETYIEDQKQEFLMLKQKYMSVVDYE; encoded by the coding sequence ATGATTGCCGAAGCTCTTCAAAGAGCGGTAGGAAGTATGCCTGCTACTACTTCTACCCCTGCTACCCGACGTGCCCCTATGAATGAACTGGGAAAGTATGGAGCTACAGAATTTCTAGGATCAAAGGGAATTGATTCAACAATAGCTGAAAATTGGTTAGAGACTACCAAAAGAATTTTGAAGCAATTAGAATGCACACCACAAGAAAGTTTAGTATGTGTTGTTTCTCTGTTACAAGAAGAGGCTTACAtatggtgggaatcagtgatTCAGAATGTACCAGAAGAACAGGtaaattgggaattctttcaacgGGAATTTCAGAAGAAGTATTTGAGAGAAACATATATAGAAGACCAGAAACAAGAGTTTTTAATGTTGAAGCAGAAGTATATGTCTGTAGTGGATTATGAATGA